TCCAGGCCCTCGCGCTCGATGTACTGCCACACGTCGAGCTCGGTCCAGTTGCTCAGGGGAAAGACCCGGATGTGCTCCCCCCGGTGGTGGCGGCCGTTGTAGAGGTTCCAGAGCTCGGGCCGCTGGTTCTTGGGGTCCCACTGACCGCTCACGTCCCGGAAGGAGAAGACCCGCTCCTTGGCCCGGGCCTTTTCCTCGTCCCGTCGGGCCCCCCCGAAGGCCGAGTCGAACCGCAACTCCCCCAGGGCGTCGAGGAGGGTCACGATCTGCATGCGGTTGCGGCTCTGGTTCTCCCCCACCCGCTCGACGATCCTCCCCCGGGCGATGGAGGCCTCCACCGTGCGCACCACGAGCCGGGCCCCGAGCTCGGCGGCCCGGCGGTCCCGAAACTCCAGCACCTCCGGGAAGTTGTGGCCCGTGTCCACGTGGAGGAGAGGGAAGGGGATCGGCAGGGGGTGGAACGCCTTCTCGGCCAGCCGGAGAAGGCAGATGGAGTCCTTTCCCCCCGAGAAGAGCAGGACCGGCCGCTCGAACTCGGCGGCCACCTCCCGGAAGATGAAGATGCTCTCGGCCTCGAGCCAGTCGAGATGGCTGCCGGACGACGGTCGGGGGTCGGTGAGGATCGCGGAAGCTTCCATGGTTCCTTCCAGGCGGCCGCAGAGGGGGCCGCTCACGGGTTGGGCTCGCCCTGGCCTACCAGCCACTGGGCGTAGAAGCTCATGTACTTGAAGGCGTTGTCCGGGGCGATGGCTACCCCCAGGCCCCCCTCTCGGCGCCCCACCTCCCGGGCGGCCCACAGGATGGCTCCCGAGGAGGGGCCCAGGAGCAGGCTCTCCGTGCGGGCCACCTCCAGGGCCGTCGCGTAAGCGTCGGCGTCGGTCACCGGGAGCACTTCGTCGATTACCGAGGGGTCGAGGATCTCGGGCTGCTTCGACTCCTGGAAGTTCTTGAGGCCCGGGAGCTTGTGGTTTCGCTGGGGTTCCACCGCCACGATGCGCACCCTGGAGTTTTGCTCCTTGAGGAACCGACCGACCCCGGTCAGCGTGCCGCAAGTGCCGTAGCCGGCGAAGAAGTGGGTCACCCGCCCCCCGGTCTGGTCCCAGATCTCGGGACCGGTGGTCTCGTAGTGCGCCCGCACGTTGTCGGGGTTCTCGTACTGGTTGGGCATCACGTAGAGGTCCCGCGTGCGCTCCCCGGCCACCATGCTCTTGGCCAGCGCGATGGCGCCGTCCTTGGGGTGCTCGATGGGGCAGAGGTCGTCCGGGGTGGGCCAGACCTCGGCGCCGAGCATCCGCAGCACTGCGAGCTTTTCTTCGGGGACCGCGCTCGGCACGGTAATCGTGCACCCCACGCCGGCCAGGTTTGCCAACGCCGCCAGCGCGATGCCCGTGTTGCCCGAGGTGGGCTCCACCAGGCGCTTGCCCGGGGGGAGCCCGCCCCGTTCCTGGAGCCCTCGCAAGAGGTACAGGGCGGTGCGGTCCTTGATGGACCCGAAGGGGTTGAAGCCCTCGAGCTTGGCGTAGAGCTCCTGGGGCAGCCCGGCCCCAAAGCGCCCCAGCCGTACCAACGGCGTGGGGTTTTCGGGGTCGGCGATGAGCTGGGCCAGGTCTTGGTAGACCCGCTTGGCGGGGTTCGGGGCGGCAGTCATCTCGGGTCCTCCTGATTCTCGTGTCCGACGCGTCAGACCTGTCCGACAGGTCCGACGCGGTTTTCCTCGACCCCTCAACGGCGGTGGAGCCCGCACTCCTTGTGCTCGGGGCTCTCCCACCACCAGCGCCCGGCCCGGGGGTGCTCCCCCGGAGCCACGGCCCGGGTGCAGGGCGCGCACCCGATGGAGGGGTACCCCTGGCGGTGGAGCCGGTTTACGGGCAGGCGCCGCTCCTCGGCGTAGGCCCACACCTGTTCCCAGGTCCAGTCCAGGAGGGGGTTGATCTTGAGGATGCCCCCGTGGGCCTCGTCCACCTCCAGAGGCGCGAGCGCGGTCCGGGTCACGCTCTGCTCCCGCCGAAGGCCCGTGATCCAGCCGGCCAGGCCCCGCAGCGCCCGGGCGAGGGGCTCCACCTTGCGGATGCGGCAGCACTCGTGCCGGTTCTCGAGGCTCTCGCGGAAGCTGTAGAGGCCCTTTTCCCGCTCCA
Above is a window of Thermodesulfobacteriota bacterium DNA encoding:
- the cysD gene encoding sulfate adenylyltransferase subunit CysD yields the protein MEASAILTDPRPSSGSHLDWLEAESIFIFREVAAEFERPVLLFSGGKDSICLLRLAEKAFHPLPIPFPLLHVDTGHNFPEVLEFRDRRAAELGARLVVRTVEASIARGRIVERVGENQSRNRMQIVTLLDALGELRFDSAFGGARRDEEKARAKERVFSFRDVSGQWDPKNQRPELWNLYNGRHHRGEHIRVFPLSNWTELDVWQYIEREGLEIPSIYYAHEREVLVREGCLLPVGDLVPPRPGERVERRRVRFRTVGDMSCTACVASDAATPAEIIAETAAARLTERGATRVDDRASEASMEERKREGYF
- a CDS encoding cysteine synthase family protein: MTAAPNPAKRVYQDLAQLIADPENPTPLVRLGRFGAGLPQELYAKLEGFNPFGSIKDRTALYLLRGLQERGGLPPGKRLVEPTSGNTGIALAALANLAGVGCTITVPSAVPEEKLAVLRMLGAEVWPTPDDLCPIEHPKDGAIALAKSMVAGERTRDLYVMPNQYENPDNVRAHYETTGPEIWDQTGGRVTHFFAGYGTCGTLTGVGRFLKEQNSRVRIVAVEPQRNHKLPGLKNFQESKQPEILDPSVIDEVLPVTDADAYATALEVARTESLLLGPSSGAILWAAREVGRREGGLGVAIAPDNAFKYMSFYAQWLVGQGEPNP
- a CDS encoding phosphoadenylyl-sulfate reductase is translated as MSRALPALPDAPTAQDILRAGLDAAGGPVGLACSFSAEDVVVLDLLRELGVQIPAQVRVFALDTGRLDEETYEAAEAVRVRYGIPLGWHFPERDAVEQLEREKGLYSFRESLENRHECCRIRKVEPLARALRGLAGWITGLRREQSVTRTALAPLEVDEAHGGILKINPLLDWTWEQVWAYAEERRLPVNRLHRQGYPSIGCAPCTRAVAPGEHPRAGRWWWESPEHKECGLHRR